One genomic segment of Coleofasciculaceae cyanobacterium includes these proteins:
- the plsX gene encoding phosphate acyltransferase PlsX, giving the protein MGLTRARIAVDAMGGDYAPEEIVAGAIEASAELGVDIVLVGDESQINSLVKKHGGKELAHIEVVHADDVITMKEEPLVGIRRKPKASINVAMNLVKQEDADAVVSAGHSGAAMASALLRLGRIKGIERPAIGAVLPTIIPDKSVIVLDVGANVDSKAKYLEQFALMGTIYSRYVLGNQEPKVGLLNIGEESSKGNELALATHKLLTDNPQIPFVGNAEGRDVLSGEFDIIVCDGFVGNIVLKFAEAIGEVMLQIMKEELPKGLRGKIGTALLKPNLMNIKRRIDRAEHGGALLFGVAGICIISHGSSRRGSIFSAIRLAKEAIDNEVLDKIKANNQQRLEADKHTEATAS; this is encoded by the coding sequence ATGGGATTAACGCGCGCAAGAATTGCAGTAGACGCTATGGGGGGAGACTATGCCCCAGAAGAAATTGTTGCAGGAGCAATCGAGGCTTCGGCAGAATTAGGCGTAGATATTGTACTGGTGGGAGACGAGTCACAAATTAACTCTCTGGTTAAAAAGCACGGCGGTAAGGAATTAGCACACATCGAGGTGGTTCATGCCGATGATGTGATTACGATGAAAGAAGAACCGTTGGTAGGTATTCGTCGCAAACCCAAGGCTTCAATTAACGTGGCAATGAATCTAGTTAAACAAGAAGACGCTGATGCGGTAGTTTCTGCGGGGCATTCGGGCGCAGCAATGGCATCGGCTTTGTTAAGATTAGGTCGGATTAAAGGCATTGAACGCCCGGCTATTGGTGCAGTTTTGCCCACCATAATTCCTGATAAATCGGTAATTGTTTTAGATGTAGGGGCAAATGTTGATAGTAAAGCCAAGTATCTAGAACAGTTTGCTTTGATGGGGACAATTTACAGCAGATATGTCTTAGGCAATCAAGAACCAAAAGTAGGGTTGCTCAATATCGGTGAAGAATCTTCTAAAGGTAATGAACTGGCACTGGCTACCCATAAACTGTTAACCGACAATCCGCAAATACCCTTTGTCGGTAATGCCGAAGGTAGAGATGTTTTATCGGGTGAATTTGACATCATTGTTTGTGATGGTTTTGTTGGTAATATTGTCCTTAAGTTTGCCGAAGCGATCGGGGAAGTAATGTTGCAAATAATGAAAGAGGAATTACCCAAAGGATTACGCGGTAAGATAGGTACTGCTTTACTCAAGCCTAATTTAATGAATATTAAACGCCGTATCGATCGCGCCGAACACGGTGGAGCTTTATTATTTGGCGTAGCAGGAATCTGTATTATCAGTCACGGTAGTTCTCGTAGAGGTTCGATTTTTAGTGCTATTCGCTTAGCCAAAGAAGCGATCGATAACGAAGTATTAGATAAAATTAAGGCAAATAATCAGCAAAGACTCGAAGCAGACAAACACACTGAAGCAACTGCTAGTTAA
- a CDS encoding GIY-YIG nuclease family protein — protein sequence MWSIYMIRCGDRSLYTGISNNVAKRFAVHQSGSSQAAKYTRTRHPLKLVFTAEIGTKSAASRMEYYVKQLPKRTKESLVAGTTSLSALGLNINVPNLE from the coding sequence ATGTGGTCTATTTATATGATTCGCTGTGGCGATCGCTCTCTTTATACTGGCATCTCGAATAATGTAGCTAAACGCTTTGCTGTACATCAGTCTGGTAGTTCTCAAGCGGCTAAATACACTAGAACCCGCCATCCCTTAAAATTGGTTTTTACCGCTGAGATTGGCACGAAATCTGCTGCTAGTCGAATGGAATATTACGTTAAGCAACTGCCAAAAAGAACTAAAGAAAGTTTGGTTGCAGGAACAACTTCTTTATCAGCTTTAGGTTTAAATATCAATGTGCCAAATCTTGAGTAA
- a CDS encoding pentapeptide repeat-containing protein, translating to MNKDQLLRFYEQGYRDFTGVDLGGVDLSGVMLIAVNLTGANLVGANLTRAFLTKSNLSQATLNWANLSFAKMSEVNLQQADLTKANLSGAFMVKSQLVEAKLSGANLSHTNLRASNLSGANACGAKLQKVNLRQANLNQTNFNWADLHEGRLTGAQLQNISLVGVNLSQTFLIDVDLSGTDLTGINLSQAKLTRANLSNTNLSNANLVNAQLRNVYLNHANLNNANLSEARLKGGNLSNAIFGSC from the coding sequence ATGAATAAAGATCAGCTACTAAGATTTTATGAGCAAGGCTATAGAGACTTCACAGGTGTAGATCTAGGTGGAGTAGATCTAAGTGGAGTTATGCTAATTGCTGTTAATCTGACGGGAGCTAATTTGGTCGGAGCTAATCTAACCCGTGCTTTCTTAACTAAATCAAACTTGAGTCAGGCAACTCTTAATTGGGCAAATTTAAGCTTTGCTAAGATGAGCGAAGTCAATTTACAGCAGGCAGATTTAACCAAAGCTAATCTAAGCGGTGCTTTTATGGTTAAATCCCAATTAGTAGAAGCAAAGCTAAGCGGAGCAAATCTTTCTCATACTAATCTTCGAGCCTCAAACTTATCTGGAGCTAATGCCTGTGGAGCTAAACTACAAAAAGTCAACCTGAGGCAGGCTAATCTTAATCAAACTAATTTTAACTGGGCTGATTTACACGAAGGTAGATTAACTGGAGCACAGCTACAAAATATTTCTTTGGTGGGAGTTAATCTTAGTCAAACATTTTTAATTGATGTCGATCTTAGTGGCACTGATTTGACTGGAATCAATCTCAGTCAAGCCAAACTAACTCGAGCTAATCTAAGCAACACGAACCTAAGTAATGCTAACTTAGTCAATGCTCAACTCAGAAATGTCTACCTAAATCATGCTAACTTAAACAACGCTAATTTGTCTGAGGCTCGATTGAAGGGAGGAAATTTGAGTAACGCAATATTTGGTTCATGCTAA
- a CDS encoding D-alanyl-D-alanine carboxypeptidase, with the protein MLDFIALSAIAWFNIFKETDNILQPLELFAWEQSAIFNLPSSGQDSVTETLVKTYLQNLASQEFNPERQGVWVQSGWTTPVSNQGTIPLPAASLTKIATTLAALSTWGAEYQFPTEIYLTGEIANGIVTGDLIIKGSGDPFFVWEEAIALGNALNQLGIREIQGNLLLTDKFYMNYQQQSLQTGELFKQALDLKLWQSEITQQYSQMPVGTKQPQIAIAGQVRQINQVSSNAQLLISHRSLPLAEILRQMNIYSNNQMAQMLADLLGGADAVAEASAKIAGFATTEIELINGSGLGEENRISPRAVCQMLITIDRLLQSHSFNAADLFPTAGRDIVGTVQDRALPKGATIKTGTLDNVSALAGVVPTSDRGNVYFSIMNYGPQVEYFRQQQDKLLNELVQNWEILPYNLQLAQENNWYLGDPERNKLN; encoded by the coding sequence ATGCTGGATTTTATTGCTTTAAGTGCGATCGCTTGGTTTAATATCTTTAAAGAAACAGACAATATTTTACAGCCTTTAGAATTATTTGCTTGGGAACAATCGGCTATTTTTAATCTCCCTTCTAGCGGTCAAGATTCGGTTACCGAAACTTTGGTCAAAACTTATCTACAAAATTTAGCCAGCCAAGAATTTAATCCCGAACGTCAAGGAGTATGGGTGCAATCAGGCTGGACAACTCCCGTTAGCAACCAAGGAACAATACCGCTTCCTGCTGCATCTTTAACCAAAATTGCCACAACTCTTGCTGCCTTGAGTACGTGGGGTGCAGAGTATCAATTTCCTACCGAGATTTACCTTACAGGCGAGATTGCCAACGGCATTGTTACTGGAGATCTAATTATTAAAGGTAGTGGCGATCCTTTTTTTGTCTGGGAAGAAGCGATCGCTTTAGGAAATGCTCTCAATCAATTGGGTATTCGCGAAATCCAAGGCAATCTTTTGCTTACCGATAAGTTTTATATGAACTATCAGCAACAGTCTTTGCAGACAGGAGAGTTATTCAAACAGGCATTAGATCTAAAGCTATGGCAGTCGGAAATCACCCAGCAATATTCACAAATGCCAGTGGGTACAAAGCAGCCACAAATCGCGATCGCCGGACAAGTTAGACAAATTAATCAAGTCTCCTCAAATGCTCAACTGTTAATTAGTCATCGCTCTTTGCCTTTAGCAGAAATCCTCAGACAGATGAATATCTATAGCAATAACCAGATGGCGCAAATGTTAGCCGATTTGTTAGGTGGTGCAGATGCAGTTGCCGAAGCTAGTGCCAAGATAGCTGGCTTTGCGACAACAGAAATAGAGTTAATCAATGGTTCGGGTTTAGGGGAAGAAAATCGTATTTCCCCCCGCGCCGTATGTCAGATGCTAATTACCATAGATCGCTTACTTCAATCCCATTCCTTTAATGCAGCGGATTTATTTCCCACCGCAGGTAGAGACATTGTCGGCACAGTACAGGATCGAGCTTTGCCAAAGGGGGCAACAATCAAAACGGGAACGTTAGATAATGTTAGTGCTTTAGCAGGAGTTGTTCCCACAAGCGATCGCGGTAACGTCTACTTCAGCATTATGAACTATGGTCCTCAGGTCGAGTATTTTCGCCAACAGCAGGATAAATTATTAAATGAATTAGTCCAAAACTGGGAGATATTACCCTATAATTTGCAACTAGCTCAAGAAAATAACTGGTATCTTGGCGATCCTGAGCGTAATAAACTGAATTAA
- a CDS encoding beta-ketoacyl-ACP synthase III — protein sequence MGAGIAITGCGSAVPEAVLTNDHLAQMVDTSDEWIVTRTGMKNRHIASPTESLSQLSAIAAKKAIAMAGISPAEIDLIILATSTPDDMFGSACKIQGLIEATNAVAFDLTAACSGFLFALITASQFIRTGVYRNTLIIGADVLSRWVDWTDRTSCILFGDGAGAAVCQRADRDRLLSCGMYSNGDQNDSLNLNYHCQEKLLTEDITAQHGTFNSITMNGREVYRFAVAKVPEAISKAMFQANLTAEDIDWLLLHQANQRIMDAVAKRLKIPQSKILSNIAEYGNTSAASIPLALDAAVRDGRVKPGDTIAASGFGAGLTWGSAIFKWG from the coding sequence ATGGGTGCGGGTATTGCAATTACTGGATGCGGATCGGCTGTGCCAGAGGCAGTTTTAACCAACGATCATCTAGCTCAGATGGTAGATACTTCCGACGAGTGGATCGTTACTAGAACAGGAATGAAAAATCGTCATATTGCTTCACCCACAGAGTCTTTGAGTCAACTGTCAGCCATTGCTGCTAAGAAAGCGATCGCGATGGCAGGAATTTCTCCCGCCGAGATCGATCTAATTATTTTAGCTACCTCTACCCCCGACGATATGTTTGGTAGCGCCTGTAAAATTCAAGGGCTGATTGAGGCGACTAACGCGGTAGCTTTCGATCTAACTGCTGCTTGTTCAGGATTTTTGTTTGCTTTAATTACGGCTTCTCAGTTTATCCGCACGGGAGTCTATAGAAATACTCTAATCATTGGTGCAGACGTACTCTCTCGTTGGGTAGATTGGACAGATCGCACTAGCTGTATTTTATTTGGTGATGGTGCAGGGGCAGCAGTCTGTCAGAGAGCGGATCGAGATCGCCTATTAAGCTGTGGAATGTATAGTAATGGTGACCAAAATGACTCACTTAACTTGAATTACCATTGCCAGGAAAAATTATTAACCGAAGATATTACTGCTCAACACGGTACATTTAACTCGATCACGATGAACGGTAGAGAAGTTTATCGCTTTGCTGTAGCCAAAGTTCCCGAAGCAATTAGTAAGGCGATGTTTCAGGCAAACCTTACCGCTGAAGATATTGATTGGTTATTGCTGCATCAGGCAAATCAACGCATTATGGATGCAGTAGCCAAACGTCTCAAAATTCCTCAATCAAAGATTTTGAGCAACATAGCAGAATATGGAAATACTTCCGCCGCCTCTATTCCCCTTGCCCTTGATGCTGCGGTAAGAGATGGCAGAGTTAAGCCAGGAGATACTATAGCCGCTTCTGGTTTTGGCGCAGGTTTAACCTGGGGTTCAGCTATCTTTAAATGGGGATGA
- a CDS encoding phosphomannose isomerase type II C-terminal cupin domain has product MSQENDHNNDTGLAALENDSIRNPPYGKVKNLDHGERYCINKIEIKPGEHMSTQMHYHRSEHWIVVSGTAKVICNGKETLVMQNQSTYVPMNTAHRVENPGVIPLVMIEVQNGEYLGDDDIIRYDD; this is encoded by the coding sequence ATGAGTCAAGAAAATGATCACAATAATGACACTGGTTTAGCTGCACTTGAAAATGATAGTATTCGCAATCCTCCCTATGGAAAAGTGAAAAATTTAGATCATGGTGAAAGATACTGTATTAACAAGATTGAGATTAAACCAGGGGAACATATGAGTACCCAGATGCACTATCATCGAAGTGAACATTGGATAGTAGTCTCTGGTACTGCGAAAGTAATTTGTAATGGCAAAGAAACTTTAGTTATGCAAAATCAGTCCACTTATGTCCCGATGAACACGGCGCATCGAGTAGAAAACCCAGGAGTAATTCCCTTGGTGATGATTGAAGTACAGAATGGTGAGTACTTGGGAGATGACGATATTATTCGTTACGATGATTGA
- the cutA gene encoding divalent-cation tolerance protein CutA: protein MVSNSDNYGVVLVTAVSLAEGKTIAQSLIESKLAACVNMFPIDSLYLWQGKINQDQEYQLIIKTDLNNFSELAEQIKTLHSYEVPEIIALPIVAGSSSYLSWLGESLKQH from the coding sequence ATGGTATCAAACTCAGATAATTATGGGGTTGTTTTAGTCACTGCCGTTTCATTAGCAGAGGGCAAAACCATCGCTCAAAGCTTAATTGAGTCAAAATTAGCAGCCTGCGTTAATATGTTCCCGATTGACTCATTGTATTTATGGCAGGGAAAAATCAATCAAGACCAAGAATATCAGTTAATAATTAAAACCGATTTAAATAATTTTAGCGAGCTTGCTGAGCAAATTAAAACACTTCATAGCTATGAAGTGCCAGAAATTATTGCTTTACCAATTGTTGCAGGCTCAAGCTCCTATCTCAGTTGGTTAGGAGAAAGTCTGAAACAGCATTAA
- a CDS encoding chemotaxis protein CheW, with amino-acid sequence MGIRPYLIFNLHHTKYAIAAKSVTEIFLLPELTPVAEAPPDIVGLLNLHSAFVPVMHLNLRFGHKFEQCNLTDSVIVVESNQLQVGVIVHQVETVNDIDDRYIQADLSYGRERNVNQAFVQGVIELDEEMIILLNIDNLVRHPDTLAALIDPDNSQPETEIKSIASSFYATYFPTASPNTRKILHQRAANLKQATDDTESTELIPVAIVSLNGDYFGLDLDIVREFTKIERVTTIPCCPDHIIGNTNLKGEILTLVDIRQPLNLATPGNNQPTKAVVIEVDDIVAGIVVDEVFDVVDFRPEEVKSVPVAINTNIAAYLKGMADYQDQPLNLLDLSKLMTQGAMTVELMA; translated from the coding sequence ATGGGCATTAGACCCTATTTAATTTTTAACTTACACCATACTAAATATGCGATCGCAGCCAAATCGGTTACAGAAATCTTTTTATTACCAGAATTAACTCCTGTGGCCGAAGCACCACCAGATATTGTTGGGTTACTCAACCTGCATTCTGCGTTTGTACCAGTAATGCATCTAAATCTGCGCTTTGGTCATAAATTTGAGCAGTGTAACTTGACTGATAGCGTGATTGTCGTCGAGTCTAACCAATTGCAGGTAGGGGTAATCGTTCATCAGGTTGAGACAGTTAATGATATTGACGATCGATATATTCAAGCTGATTTATCCTATGGACGAGAACGAAATGTTAACCAGGCTTTTGTTCAGGGTGTTATTGAGCTTGATGAGGAAATGATTATTTTGCTCAATATCGACAATCTAGTGCGTCATCCTGATACTTTGGCAGCTTTAATCGATCCTGACAATTCTCAACCAGAAACAGAAATAAAATCAATAGCAAGCAGTTTTTACGCTACCTATTTTCCGACAGCTTCTCCTAACACTAGGAAAATTTTGCATCAACGTGCTGCCAACCTTAAGCAAGCCACAGACGATACTGAATCAACCGAATTAATACCTGTTGCCATAGTTAGTCTTAATGGTGATTATTTTGGCTTAGATTTAGATATCGTGCGGGAATTTACCAAAATTGAACGAGTTACAACTATTCCTTGCTGTCCCGACCATATTATCGGCAATACAAACTTAAAGGGAGAAATTTTGACTTTAGTAGATATTCGCCAGCCTTTAAATTTAGCCACACCTGGCAATAATCAACCTACCAAAGCAGTAGTCATTGAAGTAGATGACATAGTTGCAGGTATTGTGGTGGATGAAGTGTTTGATGTAGTCGATTTTCGTCCCGAAGAAGTTAAGTCTGTTCCTGTAGCGATCAATACTAATATCGCAGCCTATCTCAAGGGCATGGCAGATTATCAAGACCAACCGCTAAACCTGCTCGATTTATCCAAGCTTATGACTCAAGGAGCAATGACGGTGGAGTTGATGGCGTAA
- a CDS encoding DUF2237 domain-containing protein, whose amino-acid sequence MTAKNVLGGELKVCCTSPMTGFYRNGKCDTGAEDRGVHIVCAEVTAKFLTFSQQKGNDLSTPMPMYNFPGLKPGDCWCLCALRWKEALDAGFAPPINLEATHESMLDFIPLEVLKEHSIEFN is encoded by the coding sequence ATGACAGCTAAGAATGTTTTAGGTGGAGAATTAAAAGTCTGCTGTACCTCTCCCATGACAGGATTTTATCGCAATGGAAAATGTGATACTGGGGCAGAAGATCGAGGTGTTCATATAGTTTGCGCCGAAGTTACCGCTAAGTTTTTAACTTTTAGTCAACAAAAAGGTAACGATCTCAGTACTCCGATGCCAATGTATAACTTCCCTGGATTAAAACCAGGAGACTGTTGGTGTTTATGTGCCTTACGCTGGAAAGAAGCTCTCGATGCAGGTTTTGCCCCACCAATTAACTTAGAGGCTACCCATGAATCAATGCTGGATTTTATTCCTTTAGAAGTTCTTAAAGAACATTCAATTGAATTCAATTAA
- a CDS encoding DUF4359 domain-containing protein, whose product MTVKNIGIGGIIAIGIGAIAFLTNPGEQKYQQYADATLKTQLKDKVCTQVSEDMGVWLEGQCHILVNTASPYLAQVLRQQTKRQNFLLFSIYQADLVLPPPLTNYHLATIGVLGNFYTYQAEKL is encoded by the coding sequence ATGACAGTTAAAAATATTGGTATTGGTGGAATTATAGCCATAGGAATAGGTGCGATCGCTTTTTTGACTAATCCAGGAGAACAAAAATATCAACAGTATGCTGATGCTACCCTCAAAACACAGTTAAAAGATAAAGTCTGCACTCAGGTTAGTGAAGACATGGGAGTATGGCTAGAAGGTCAATGTCATATCTTAGTCAATACGGCCAGTCCTTACTTAGCCCAAGTCCTTAGACAGCAGACAAAGCGGCAAAACTTTTTACTATTTAGTATCTATCAAGCAGATCTTGTTTTGCCTCCTCCTTTGACTAACTATCATTTAGCAACTATTGGAGTACTGGGAAACTTTTACACTTATCAAGCTGAAAAACTTTAA
- a CDS encoding response regulator, giving the protein MSSKTYQSNQLIFILDSLFKKKSSGILSLKTQVDSWQHQRSCILILRHGALVYGGTQIPTSQECCRMIGEALKPNLIRAALSVANEKITNSESFVELLESLIRIRAFTWHEVEALMNTKVLLILEKFIYHPGEAQWETNNSFDLSYGKDGHSLDWSDIQRELKQRQHKWLSFAPNIPSMDAIPVVTTQQLKQINNPQVQDHFENSVDGKQTLVDIAEKMRKDPLNVAKSYFNWVNNGWVSFVQNPLNPQARVESTEIASPALTPINSAQPQDNSNLPVILSVDDSPIIQTTIKRALQEHYNVLLADKATEALKILNQNPVQLLLLDLTMPDVDGLEFCKTIRKIPKFQDLPIIMVTARDGLVNKMKGHIAGTSRYLTKPFKPEELREIVRQYINK; this is encoded by the coding sequence ATGTCTTCCAAAACATATCAATCGAATCAGCTGATTTTTATTCTTGATTCTTTATTCAAAAAGAAAAGCAGCGGGATTTTAAGCTTAAAAACTCAAGTCGATTCTTGGCAGCACCAGCGTTCGTGCATATTAATTCTGCGTCATGGAGCTTTAGTTTATGGTGGAACTCAGATTCCTACTAGCCAGGAATGTTGTCGCATGATTGGAGAAGCATTAAAACCAAATTTAATCAGAGCTGCTTTATCGGTAGCTAATGAAAAAATTACTAATTCTGAATCCTTTGTAGAGCTTTTAGAATCGTTGATCAGAATAAGAGCATTTACTTGGCACGAAGTAGAAGCCTTAATGAATACTAAAGTTCTCTTAATTTTAGAAAAATTTATTTATCATCCAGGAGAAGCACAGTGGGAAACAAATAATAGTTTCGATCTTAGTTATGGCAAAGATGGCCATAGTTTAGATTGGTCTGACATTCAACGAGAATTAAAGCAGCGTCAGCATAAATGGCTAAGTTTTGCTCCTAATATACCCAGCATGGATGCCATTCCAGTTGTCACTACTCAACAACTTAAACAGATTAATAACCCACAGGTGCAAGATCACTTTGAAAATTCAGTCGATGGTAAACAAACTTTAGTCGATATTGCCGAAAAAATGAGGAAAGACCCTTTAAATGTGGCTAAAAGCTATTTTAATTGGGTAAATAATGGCTGGGTAAGTTTTGTCCAAAATCCTCTAAACCCCCAAGCCAGAGTTGAATCAACAGAAATTGCCTCCCCAGCTTTAACTCCGATAAATTCGGCTCAACCTCAAGATAATTCGAACTTGCCCGTAATTTTATCGGTAGATGACAGTCCGATTATTCAAACCACGATCAAACGTGCTTTACAAGAACACTACAACGTGTTGTTAGCAGACAAGGCAACTGAAGCTCTCAAAATCTTGAATCAGAACCCTGTTCAGCTGCTATTACTGGATTTAACCATGCCTGATGTGGATGGCTTAGAGTTTTGCAAGACAATTCGCAAAATTCCTAAGTTTCAAGACTTACCCATCATTATGGTAACGGCGCGCGATGGCTTAGTTAACAAGATGAAAGGGCATATCGCTGGCACAAGCAGATATCTTACCAAACCGTTTAAGCCAGAGGAGCTAAGAGAGATTGTTCGTCAATACATCAACAAATAG
- a CDS encoding sodium:proton antiporter encodes METIFFVVEPNITEISIKGNLEQFLIVLSVSLSVATISRLFSWFRQIPYTLLLVIVGLGLAFVDIRLVSLSPELILEIFLPPLLFEAAWNIRWRSLKNSLIPVSLFAVVGVVISVIGVAFPLSYFTDMPLATALLVGASLSATDPVSVVALFRELGASKRLTILMEGESLFNDGVAVVAFLLLVNIPLGIGEFGISTIMIRFLTFVGIGLGIGSLIGFGISYLTQRFDLPLVEQSLTLVSAYGTYLITEELGGSGVIGVVTVGIILGNFGSRIGMNPRTRLLVTEFWDFLAFFVNSIVFLLIGDQINFTSLKNNFDLIIVAIATVLITRAIVIFGLGNISNLISQTKTNLKEQTVLWWGGLRGSVSIAVALSVPVVLTGRQEIIDTVFGVVLFTLLVQGLSTKWLLSTLNLIGDQPLRQEYSELLARKVAMTRVLDYLNSNELASEIDPEYYRYQQKLVTGQLQNIEDKIDTMQREHDNLRSLTMEQLKEQLLDIEADTYAEFIRAGKLNENLSPVLQEIIAKAGDT; translated from the coding sequence ATGGAAACAATCTTTTTTGTCGTAGAACCCAACATAACAGAGATTTCTATCAAAGGAAATCTGGAACAATTTTTGATCGTTTTGTCTGTGTCTTTGAGCGTTGCAACAATTTCGCGGCTCTTTAGCTGGTTTCGGCAAATTCCCTATACCCTGCTATTAGTAATAGTTGGACTTGGCTTGGCTTTTGTGGATATTCGCCTAGTAAGTCTATCACCAGAGCTAATTCTAGAAATTTTTCTACCTCCTTTGTTATTTGAGGCAGCCTGGAATATCCGTTGGCGCAGTCTTAAAAACAGTTTGATTCCTGTGAGTCTATTTGCGGTTGTCGGCGTGGTTATTTCTGTTATTGGTGTAGCTTTTCCGCTGAGCTATTTTACCGATATGCCTTTGGCAACAGCTCTTTTAGTTGGTGCGAGCTTATCTGCTACCGATCCTGTATCTGTAGTTGCTTTGTTTCGAGAGTTGGGAGCAAGCAAACGTTTGACAATCCTTATGGAAGGGGAAAGTTTATTTAATGATGGTGTGGCGGTAGTTGCTTTTCTATTGTTGGTTAATATCCCATTGGGTATTGGCGAATTTGGCATTTCAACTATTATGATTCGTTTTCTTACCTTTGTTGGTATTGGCTTAGGAATTGGTAGCCTGATCGGGTTTGGCATATCCTATTTGACTCAAAGGTTTGATTTACCTTTGGTGGAGCAGTCTTTAACCTTGGTTTCGGCCTATGGTACATACTTAATTACCGAAGAATTAGGCGGTTCGGGGGTAATTGGAGTGGTTACCGTCGGGATTATTTTGGGTAATTTTGGCTCACGAATTGGTATGAATCCGCGAACTAGGCTACTGGTTACAGAATTTTGGGACTTTTTGGCGTTTTTCGTCAATTCAATTGTGTTTTTGTTGATTGGCGACCAAATAAACTTTACCAGTCTCAAAAATAATTTCGATTTGATTATCGTAGCGATCGCAACAGTCTTAATTACTAGAGCCATTGTCATTTTTGGTCTTGGTAATATTAGTAATTTAATTAGCCAAACCAAGACTAATTTGAAAGAGCAAACTGTTCTATGGTGGGGCGGTTTGAGGGGTTCAGTTTCTATTGCCGTCGCCTTGAGTGTTCCCGTAGTGCTGACGGGTAGGCAAGAAATTATCGATACGGTTTTTGGCGTAGTTCTATTTACCCTTTTAGTCCAGGGATTGAGTACTAAATGGTTATTGAGTACCTTGAATTTGATCGGCGATCAGCCTTTGCGTCAGGAATATTCTGAACTATTAGCGCGCAAAGTGGCAATGACTCGCGTGCTCGATTATCTCAACAGTAATGAATTAGCTTCAGAAATCGATCCTGAGTATTATCGCTATCAACAAAAACTAGTCACTGGGCAACTGCAAAACATTGAGGACAAAATTGATACCATGCAGCGAGAACATGATAACTTGCGCTCGCTGACGATGGAACAGCTCAAAGAACAGCTTTTAGATATTGAAGCCGATACTTACGCCGAGTTTATCCGCGCCGGTAAATTAAACGAAAACCTTTCTCCAGTCTTACAAGAGATTATTGCCAAAGCAGGAGATACCTAA
- a CDS encoding pentapeptide repeat-containing protein, with translation MVHANLINADLRGASLKQANLSNADLTQANLSDADLELAVLYNTILEATTPNTTRFLRPQAELVSQPNFVQQRIQIA, from the coding sequence TTGGTTCATGCTAATCTAATCAATGCCGATTTAAGGGGAGCTTCATTAAAACAAGCCAATCTTAGTAATGCTGATTTGACTCAAGCAAATTTGAGTGATGCAGATTTAGAGCTGGCAGTTTTATATAATACTATTCTTGAAGCTACTACGCCAAACACTACCAGATTTTTGCGCCCTCAAGCAGAGCTAGTTAGTCAACCTAATTTTGTTCAGCAACGCATCCAAATAGCTTAA